The nucleotide sequence AGAGGGTGCGATCGCCGGGGTCCAGGTCGGCGAAGGCGTCGGTGAAGGGGTGGAAGGACGGGCCCGGATGCGGGTCGGGAGGGGTCGCGCGGCCGCGCAGGACGGTGACTCCGGCCCGCCGCGCCCGGTTCGCGAACTCGGTGAGGAGCCGGGTCTTTCCGATGCCCGGCTCGCCGGTCACGTCCACGGCCACCGGTCCGCCCGCTCCCCCGGCCCCGGTCCCGCGCCCGCGCAGCAGCGCGTCGAGCCGGGCGAGTTCCCCGGCCCGTCCGGCGAGGGGCGCACGGTCGGCGCACCCCGGATCCGCGGAAGTGTCCACCTGCAGTCCCCCTCGCGTGGTCCGTGGCCGCCCGTACGGCACGTCGCTCGGTCGTACTCTCGCGCACCAACAGTTGTACGGCACGCCACCGACAACGGCGCCGTCCGGTCGAGACGGCCTTGAACGCGCGGGTCCGGAAACCTGAGACGGGCTTCAGGGCGCCAGGTGCCGCACCGTGACGGCGGCGCCGCGTCACCCCCCGGCGTACCCCTCAGGGATGCATCCGGGCGCCCTTCAGTACCTTGTCGACCGCGTTGCGCGGGCCGTACACGGCGAGGCCCGCGAGGTCCAGGCCGTCGCGTCCCACGGCTCGTACGGCGGCGCGGTTGTCGCGGTCGTTGCCGGTGGTGAAGAGGTCGGTGGTGAAGACCGCCCTCGGCAGGGCGCGGGTGAGGGCGCGGGCGTGCGCCGCCGTCAGCGTCTCCTTCGAGCCCTCGAAGACGAGGACGGGCTGGCGGAACATCGGCAGGTAGGGGGTGCCGTCGGCGTCGGCGTACGGTTCGCCGATCACCTCGGGCAGGTCCGTGCCGAGGCCGCTGACCAGGAACGCGGTCACGTTCAGGCGCTGCCAGGTCTCCAGGTCGTCCCGCAGGAGTACGGCGATCTTGGTGTCGAACCGCACGGGGGCGGCGTCGGTGGTGGTCATGCCCTGAGACTGCCGATCACCCCACGGGAGCGTCTTGTACATTCCTTGCATGGTGGCCCGGCAGGAGGTTTCGGCGTGGCGCCCGCACGTCCCCGGGGTCGTCGAGGTGTTCCACGCGCACTTCACCGAGCACGCCTATCCGATGCACGTGCACGACGTGTGGACCCTGCTCATCGTGGACGACGGCGCCGTCCGTTACGACCTGAACCGGCGGGAGCACGGCACTCCGGGCGACACGGTGTCCCTGCTGCCGCCGCAAGTGCCGCACAACGGCTCTCCCGCCACCCCGCAGGGCTTCCGCAAGCGGGTCCTCTACCTTGACCTGACCCAGCTGGACGAGAGTTTCATCGGCGCGGCGGTGGACGGACCCGACCTGGTCGATCCGCTGCTCCGCCGCCGCGTCGGACAGCTGCACGCCGCGCTCGCGGACCCGGGCGGCGCCCTGGAGGCGCAGAGCCGCCTCGCCCTCGTACGGGAACGGCTGCGGACCCATCTGCGGCCCGGGGCGGTCACGGACGCCCGGTCGGCCGGTCCCGGGGTGGCCCACCGGCTGCGCGAGCTCCT is from Streptomyces venezuelae ATCC 10712 and encodes:
- a CDS encoding DUF2000 domain-containing protein, translating into MTTTDAAPVRFDTKIAVLLRDDLETWQRLNVTAFLVSGLGTDLPEVIGEPYADADGTPYLPMFRQPVLVFEGSKETLTAAHARALTRALPRAVFTTDLFTTGNDRDNRAAVRAVGRDGLDLAGLAVYGPRNAVDKVLKGARMHP
- a CDS encoding helix-turn-helix transcriptional regulator; translated protein: MVARQEVSAWRPHVPGVVEVFHAHFTEHAYPMHVHDVWTLLIVDDGAVRYDLNRREHGTPGDTVSLLPPQVPHNGSPATPQGFRKRVLYLDLTQLDESFIGAAVDGPDLVDPLLRRRVGQLHAALADPGGALEAQSRLALVRERLRTHLRPGAVTDARSAGPGVAHRLRELLDARLLDGVTLDEAAGLLHAHPAHLVRAFSRTFGIAPHQYLTARRLERARGLLLDGHPAGEVAVATGFYDQSHLSRSFKRLVGTTPGRFARGGGGTEASVSSTGHFGGVRNSPADLRERFEGLRQSGSRG